A DNA window from Aspergillus nidulans FGSC A4 chromosome V contains the following coding sequences:
- a CDS encoding uncharacterized protein (transcript_id=CADANIAT00003494), translating into MLGLGAREKLTEWESKWDVPGVDGKAKGEAELYHLVTTSDWQKPDEEGTHPPTLQAPAVPGQTSKLQRGD; encoded by the exons ATG CTGGGCCTGGGGGCCAGAGAAAAACTCACGGAGTGGGAAAGCAAGTGGGACGTGCCCGGGGTAGACGGAAAGGCTAAGGGAGAGGCCGAGCTGTACCACTTGGTCACCACCAGTGACTGGCAAAAGCCAGACGAGGAGGGGACACATCCCCCCACCCTCCAGGCTCCTGCAGTGCCTGGCCAAACTTCCAAACTTCAGAGAGGCGACTGA
- a CDS encoding protein aslA (transcript_id=CADANIAT00003495): protein MAPGSGRDFSCPWDEPHCGKSFNRKSDLGRHYRIHTNERPYQCTYKDCHKSFIQRSALTVHSRTHTGEKPHVCDHEGCRKAFSDSSSLARHRRIHTGRRPYICQEPRCDKSFCRKTTLTKHQHRSHPLGSMARMPSEETVSEHSYSTPVTTSHPNEQYLLSQQAYYPNAPTPTHEFFPQQNLPMRPVTMQEHPPIIHSNIPVTSSVEVQHVQQFMQMMQQQQHQQHQQQHQQQQQQQQHPQQQNQGFDPHRMGFMPVEYQQPVYTAPTIESQPPMPYASTLEYKPPVMRLLNQPEGTDFAFLGTGC, encoded by the exons ATGGCTCCTGGCAGCGGCCGCGATTTCAGCTGTCCTTGGGATGAGCCTCATTGTGGAAAG TCGTTCAATCGCAAGTCAGATCTTGGCAGGCACTATCGTATACACACCAACGAGCGACCGTACCAATGTACCTACAAGGACTGTCATAAGAGCTTCATCCAGCGGAGCGCATTGACGGTACATTCCCGAACGCACACGGGAGAGAAGCCTCATGTCTGCGACCATGAAGGCTGTCGCAAGGCCTTTTCCGAT TCCTCAAGTCTTGCTCGCCATCGCAGGATCCATACAGGACGGCGTCCTTATATTTGCCAGGAGCCCCGATGCGATAAGAG CTTCTGTCGTAAAACTACTCTCACAAAGCATCAACATCGCTCCCACCCATTAGGATCGATGGCTCGAATGCCGTCAGAAGAGACTGTTTCGGAACACTCATACTCTACACCTGTCACTACCTCTCATCCGAACGAGCAGTATCTCTTAAGTCAACAAGCGTACTACCCCAATGCTCCCACACCGACCCATGAATTCTTCCCTCAACAAAATTTACCGATGCGCCCAGTGACGATGCAGGAACACCCGCCGATCATCCATAGTAATATTCCCGTAACCTCGTCCGTCGAGGTGCAGCACGTGCAGCAATTCATGCAAATGatgcaacaacagcagcatcagcaacatcagcaacagcaccagcagcaacaacaacaacaacaacacccgcagcagcagaaccagGGCTTTGATCCACACCGTATGGGATTCATGCCAGTGGAGTACCAACAACCCGTGTATACCGCACCAACTATCGAAAGCCAGCCGCCCATGCCCTATGCCTCAACCCTTGAATACAAGCCTCCTGTTATGCGACTGTTAAATCAACCAGAGGGAACAGATTTTGCGTTCCTTGGAACTGGGTGCTAA